The following proteins are co-located in the Mobula birostris isolate sMobBir1 chromosome 26, sMobBir1.hap1, whole genome shotgun sequence genome:
- the s1pr4 gene encoding sphingosine 1-phosphate receptor 4 has protein sequence MKNTSECMASFVRQEASIILQHYNHTGKLEKRRLPSEGMDVIRIIFVIVSCFVVIENLLVFFAILNNRRFRSWVYYCIANITLCDLLTGTAYIVNLCLSGERTFYLSPTLWFLREGVLFFALAASTFSLLITAIERYATMIRPVPYASANKTYRVYCLIGLCWLLASLIGLLPLLGWNCVCNFEECSTLLPLYSKSYILFCIVMFIIIIIGIVALYSGIYHLVRNSAKSACSSKSRQKSVRLLKTVFMIVAAFVVCWSPLFVLLLLDIFCDSSICFKLHTMEWTITLAVVNSAINPIIYSFGSKDVRRAILRLLCFCFIKAGTPLPNFLSRSESMLGASTDSSYRLRESFRNSKLMSPKKTLPNSEGKQMIPNDVSPH, from the coding sequence ATGAAGAACACCAGTGAATGCATGGCTTCATTTGTCAGGCAGGAAGCCAGCATCATTCTCCAGCATTATAACCACACCGGGAAGCTGGAGAAAAGGCGACTTCCCAGTGAGGGCATGGACGTCATCAGAATTATTTTCGTGATAGTCAGTTGCTTCGTTGTTATAGAGAACCTGCTGGTCTTCTTCGCCATCCTGAATAACAGACGCTTCCGGAGCTGGGTTTACTACTGCATTGCCAACATTACCCTCTGCGACCTGTTGACTGGCACCGCCTACATCGTGAACTTGTGCCTATCTGGCGAAAGGACCTTTTACCTCTCGCCTACGCTCTGGTTCCTCAGGGAAGGGGTCCTGTTCTTCGCCCTGGCCGCCTCAACGTTCAGTCTGCTTATCACAGCCATAGAGAGATATGCGACCATGATCAGACCTGTACCCTATGCTTCGGCAAACAAAACGTACCGTGTCTACTGCCTGATTGGCTTGTGCTGGCTGCTGGCTTCCCTCATCGGTCTTCTGCCGCTGCTGGGCTGGAACTGCGTGTGCAACTTTGAAGAGTGCTCCACCTTGCTGCCTCTGTACTCCAAGAGCTACATCCTCTTCTGTATTGTGAtgttcatcatcattatcatcggGATTGTGGCCCTCTACAGTGGCATCTACCACCTGGTCCGCAACAGCGCCAAGTCTGCGTGCAGTAGCAAGAGCAGGCAGAAGTCAGTGCGGCTGCTCAAGACCGTGTTCATGATCGTGGCTGCCTTTGTGGTCTGTTGGAGCCCTCTGTTTGTGCTCCTTCTTCTGGACATCTTCTGCGACTCATCGATTTGCTTTAAGCTACACACCATGGAGTGGACTATTACCTTGGCGGTGGTCAACTCGGCCATCAACCCCATCATTTACTCCTTTGGCAGCAAGGACGTGAGGCGGGCCATCCTCAGGCTTCTGTGCTTCTGCTTTATCAAGGCCGGCACGCCCTTGCCCAACTTCCTGAGCCGCAGCGAGTCGATGCTTGGGGCCTCCACCGACAGTTCCTATAGACTGAGGGAGAGCTTCCGGAATTCAAAACTGATGAGCCCAAAGAAGACCTTGCCCAATTCAGAAGGGAAGCAAATGATTCCAAATGACGTTTCCCCGCATTAA